The Streptomyces sp. BHT-5-2 genomic interval GATGCCGGCCGCCGCCGCGTACTTGCGCACCGCGGCGGCGCAGTCGGCCGGGTCGTAGCTCCCGTCCACCCGCGGAGCCGGGGCACCGCCACCGGGTGACGCGGACGGTTCCGTGCCCGGTCTGGCGGAGGCGGTGGCGGACGGCGTGGTGGACGGGCCCGGTGCGGCTGCCGGGTCGGAGTGCCGGTCCGTGTGTGTCAGCGCCCAGAGCGCCAGGGCGGCGCCGGGCAGCACCAACCACCGCCACCGCACCCGGGATCCCGCCATCTCTCGCTCCTTCCGACGTCCGCCGCTGCGGCGCGCGGCCGCCGCTCAGCCGCCCAGCCGGCGGAGCCCGGCCGGCGCGGTGTACGCCTCGCGGGCGGTGAGCTGGTCGACGAGGGTGCGCATCATCGCGACGGTGTCCGGGTCGTCGACGACGTAGACGACCCGGCGGCCCTCGCGGCGGGAGCGGACCAGGCCGGCGAGCTTGAGTTTGGACAGGTGCTGGCTGATGGCGGGCAGGGCGCCGCCGACGCGTTCGGCGAGTCCGCTGACGTCGCTCTCGCCCTGGGCCAGCGCCCAGACGATGTGCAGCCGTGGGGGAGAGGCCAGCAGCCCGAACAGCGCGGCCGCCTCGCCCAGCACCTCGGGGGACGGGTCGGCCACCGCGCCCGTTCCCTGCCCCGCGCCCTTGATGCTCTCCACCACTGCGGCTCTCCCCGTTCGTCGCCCCCGGTGGGGCCAGTCTAGGCGGCGGGTCCCCGGACCGTACGGCCGCCGGTGCCGCCGGTGCCCCGGTGACGGCCGGGGGGTTCGGCGGTCACCGGGGCCATCGGAGGCTCTCCGGGCGTCAGTTGACGCAGGGGATGCCGCCCTCCTTGACGGAGTCGCCGGCGAAGGCGTCCGACGGGACGGGCGCGGGGGAGGCGTCCTTCTTGGAGGTGTCCGCGGAGGTCTCCGGTGCCGCCGGCGGGGCCGTCGTCCCGGTGGAGGGCGGGCCGGTGAAGTCGCCGCCCAGGATGACCTGGACGTGTCCGGCGGGTACCGAGGCCGAGGAGACCGGCGCCCCGGTGCTCATCCGGTCGGCGATCTGCCGGGCGGCCTCCTGGGCGCCGGCGCCGTAGCGGACGGCGGTCTGCTGCCGGGCGGCGGCGTTGTCGGCGCGGCCCGCGGTGTAGCCCAGGGCGGCCAGCGCCTTGAGCGTGTCGCCCGCGGCCCCCGGCTTCGCCCGCCCGGCTCCGTTGAGGACGTCGACGGTCGCCGGGGCGGCCTTGGTGGACGGCGACGGGCTCGGCCCGCCCGTCTGCCCCGGACTCCCGCCTATCAGCGACTGCACGATGGACCGGATCTTGGGGACGTCCACAAGGTTGACGGACTCGCGGTTGCGGGTGGCGAAGCCGGCGATCGGCAGGGTGTGGAACACCACGTTCCCGCCGGTGAGGTTGGTGGCCTGCTGGGCGAAGTCCAGGACGTCGAACTTGCTGTCGATGACCAGGTCCTTCTTCACCACGTCGAACAGCCCCTGGAGCTTGCCCAGGTCCGTGAAGACCCCCTGGCTCTTCAGCTTGTGGGTCACCGAGGAGATGAACGCCTGCTGGCGGTGGGTGCGGTCCAGGTCGCCGCCGTCCAGGCCGTGCCGCTGCCGGACGAACGCCAGCGCCTGCTTGGGGTCGAGCTGCTGGTGCCCGGCGGGGAAGTCGGCGCCCGAATAGCGGTCCTTGACCGGGTGCTTCAGGCACACCTCGATCGGCTGGAGCACCTTGGCGATGTCGTAGAAGCCCAGCAGGTTGACCTCGGCGAAGTGGTCGATCGGCACCTGGAGGAAGTTCTGGACGGTCGCCAGCGTCGCCTCCCGGCCCGCCTCCCGGCTCCGGCTCTCCAGATCGGCACCCTTGACCCCTTGGGCGGAGAGCTTGTCGTGAGCGACCGTGTAGGCGTTGGCGTACGCCTCCTTGATCTTGAAGTGCCCCTGGGAGGAGCCGTCCCCGTTGAAGGTCTGCACATAGTCGTCGCGCGGCACGGAGAACGCGGTGACCTTCCCGCCGTCCGCCGGAATGTGCATCAGGATCAGGGTGTTGGTGTTGTAGTAACCGATGTCGCTGGAGCCGGCGTGCAGCTGGTCCTTGACGAACTCCCGCGGCAGGTCGTTGCCGTTCATGTCCTTGCGCGAGTCCAGGCCGATCAGCAGCAGGTTGACGGAGTTGTCCAGGTGCTTGGGCGCGTCCTTGCCGCCGATGGCGTTGAGCGCGTCGGAGGTGTTCAGCCCGCTGCTGACCCAGTTGTACGCCGCCCAGGACACCCCACTGGCCAGGAGGACCAGCGCCGAGGAGAGGGCGAGCGCGGTCCGTCCCACGACGACCAGGGGGGAGCGCCGCCGCCCGGCGCGCCCGTTGCCCGCCCGGCGGCGCGTGGCCCGTCCACCGGTCCCACCGGCCGCCCGTCCACCCGCTCCGTGGGCACTGCGCCCCTCGGGGCCGTGCTCGTCATGCACCGCTGTTCCTCCTGCTCCGCTCACGGCCGCCGCGCCGGCCGGCCCTCATGCCCCGGATCGCCAGCACCACGACCAGTGCCGCCTCGGCCGCCGCCATGGCCGGGAACCCGTCCACGGCCCAGCGCACCGCCGTCGTCGTCAGGCCCTTGCCCTGGACGTTTGTGGTGCCCGCCAGCTGCTCGCACACCACGGTGAGCGCCGCCACCACCAGGGGCGGTGCGGATATCAGCCACCAGGCGCCCGCCCGGGTGCACGCCTTGCCGGCCAGCGCCGCGCCGAGCGCCGCGGCCACCGCGCAGATCCAGCCCGGCCGCCCGTCGAGCGCCGTACCGGCCGCGGCGCCCGCCGCCGCCAGCACCAGCGCCACCAGGGCGGCCCGGACCGCTCGCCGCCCGTGGCCGGCGGCCGGCTCGACGCCGTCCGGCCCCGGGTACCGGTCGTCGTGGCGACGGGGGCCCGGAACCCGGCGCCGGGCCGGTACCGGATCCCGCGCCAGGTCGTCGTGCCCGTTGAGGGCGTCGGTGCGCTGACCTGTCATTCGCATCCTTTGGACGGCCGGACCGGTGGGGCGGTCACGGGCATGCCGCGCGGCGGCAGAAGAGGGTGGTTCCGGCCGGGAAGACGACGAATGCGCCGCACCGGTTGCACATTCGAATGCATCATTGCGCAATTTGGCAAGTGTTTCGGCGTCGATCGGATCCGGCCACCGGGCGCGCGGTGTGCGGCGGCGCCCGGTCCTCGCTGGCCTTTCGTCCGCCCGTGGCGGTATGAAGGGGAGCCGGGCCGGGCTGCCCCTCCGGGCACAGGGCCTGGGTAAAACGTGCAGGCCGGAGTGGGTGCGAGGCGGGAATCATGCGGTTGACGGTGTTCTGGGAGCGGATGGCGGACCACTTCGGCGCGGGCTACGCCGACTCGTTCGCCCGCGACCATGTGATGTCGGAGCTCGGCGGCCGCACCGTCCACGAGGCACTGGCGGCGGGCTGGGACGCCAAAGAGGTGTGGCGGGTGGTCTGCACGGTGATGGATGTGCCGCAGGACAGGCGGTGAGCGGACCGGGGCCGGGTGTCGGCGCGGTGCGCGACACTTGGCAGCGTGTCCGTGACAGATGAGATCAGCAGCCACGACGGCCCCCGCCCCGACGCACCGCGGCGGGACCGGCCCGGCGACCTGCGCGCGGAGCGGATGCCGCGCTGGCTGCCGCGCGCCATGGTGCTCGCGCTCGCCCTGGTGGCCTGTTTCCAGCTCGCCACCTGGGGGTTCCACCAGCTGATCGGCCTGCTGCTGAACGTCCTCATCGCGTTCTTCCTGGCGCTTGCCGTCGAGCCGGCCGTCGACTGGATGGCCGCCCGCGGCATGCGGCGCGGGCTCGCCACCGGCCTGGTCTTCCTCGCGATCCTCGTCGGCACGGTCGGCTTCTTCGCGCTGCTGGGCTCCATGGTGGCCGGCCAGATCGCCACCATGGTCGAGGAGTTCCCGCAGTACCTCGACTCCGTCATCAGTTGGATCAACAGCACCTTCCACACCCATCTCTCCCGGGTCCAGGTGCAGAACAACCTGCTGAACTCCGACTGGCTCCAGAAGTACGTCCAGGACAGCGCCAACAACGTCCTGGCGATCTCCGCGCAGGTGCTGGGCGGGCTGTTCAACCTCCTCACGGTCGCGCTGTTCTCGTTCTACTTCGCCGCCGACGGCCCCCGGCTGCGGCGGGCGCTGTGCTCGGTGCTGCCGCCCCGCCGCCAGGCCGAGGTGCTGCGCGCCTGGGAGATCGCCGTCGCCAAGACCGGCGGCTACCTCTACTCCCGCGGCCTGATGGCGCTGATCTCCGGGGTGGCGCACTACGTCCTGCTGGAGATCCTGGGCGTGCCCTACGCCCCGGCGCTCGGCATATGGGTCGGCCTGATCTCGCAGTTCGTCCCGACGATCGGCACGTATCTGGCGGGCGCGCTGCCCATCCTGATCGCGTTCACCGTCGACCCCTGGTACGCACTGTGGGTCTTCGGCTTCGTCGTGGTCTACCAGCAGTTCGAGAACTACCTCCTCCAGCCGCGGATCACCGCCAGGACCGTCGACATCCACCCCGCCGTCGCCTTCGGCTCGGTGATCGCCGGTACGGCCCTGATGGGCGCGGTCGGCGCGCTGATCGCGATCCCGGCCACCGCGACGCTGCAGGCGTTCCTGGGCGCGTACGTCAAGCGGTACGAGGTCACCGCGGAGCCGCGGGGCCGCGTCCGGGTGCGGCGCCGGCGCGGGGGCCCGGAGGAGGCCGGGGCGCCCGAGGCGGGTCCGGTGGCGGACGACGACCGGGAGAAGGCCGGGCGCTAGGGCCTGCGCCAACGAACCTTGAGCGTGTGCCATCGAACTTTGACGGACGCGAGTTTGTGTCATCGAAGATTGATCACGCCTGGTCAGAGGTGGGGAACCCGTGGCCGGGCTCCTGGGCTGCGACGCAATCTGTGAGGCAAAAGGCTCGGAGGTGTCGTACCTTGATCAGGCTCCTGCTTCGGAGGTCTCCGCGGCGGTGGCAGGATCTTCTGCTCCTTCGGTGCCGTTTTGAGGTGACTTCCTATAGCCCAGGCCATGTAGCCGTCCGCGTTCCCCGCGTGCTGTTGTGTCGCACGTGTCCGGGGCGGACGTCGCGCTGGCCTGAGTTGCGTCACCCTCCCCCGCCGTTTTCTTCCTTCTCCCGGGTGCAGCTCTGCCGTCTGCCCCGGGTTTCGTGTTCTCTGGCCCCGGCGTGGCCGTCGGCATGGGCTTCCCGGTCCCTTGGATCAGGAGTTTTCCCGTCGTGTCATCCTCCGCGCTCAACCACGAGCCGCAGCACACCACCCCGTCCCCGGACGGCCCAGCACCTCACCACCCGAAAATGGCCTTGGCCGCCCGGATCGCCCTCTTGGTCCTGCTGACCGCCGAGCTCATGGACCTCCTCGACCAGTCGGTCGTTCTGACCGCGCTGCCCGCGATCCAGGAGTCGACCGGCGCGGGACCGTCCGCGTTGCAGTGGCTGACCACCGGCTATTCGCTGCCCATCGCCGTCGGTCTGACCACCGGCGGTCGCCTCGGCGACCTCTACGGCCGGCGCCGGATCCTTCTGTTGGGCACCGTCGTGTTCACCGCGGCCTCGCTCCTGTGCGGCCTGGCCGCCGGGCCGCACATGCTGATCGGCGCCCGCATGCTCCAAGGCGTGGGAGTGGCGCTGATGATCCCGCAGGTCCTGGCCACCCTCCACGTCACCTTCGACGGCGAGAGCCGCAGCAAGGCGTTCGGCCTGTACGGAGCCGTCCTCTCCATCGCCAACGTCCTGGGCCCGGTCATGGGCGGCCTACTCACCGAGGCCGACCTCTTCGGGCTGTCCTGGCGGCCGATCTTCCTGGTCAACGTGCCCGTCGGCCTCGCCGTGCTCCTCCTCGGACGCAAGTTCATCCCCGAGTCGTCGGTCCAGAACGCCGACCGGCTCGACCTGACCGGCATGGCACTGTCCGCGCTGGCGATCGTCCTGATCGTCTTCCCCCTCTCCGAGGGTCACCTGCATCACTGGCCGCTGTGGTGCTTCGCCCTGCTCGGTGCGGGTCTCCTCATGCTGGGCGTCTTCCTGCGCCACCAGCAGCGCAAGCAGGACGACGCCCCGCTCGTGCCGCTGTCCCTCTTCCGGAACCGGCAGTTCTCCGGTGGCACGGCCGCGCAGCTCATGCACGGCCTGCTGTGCGGGCTGTTCTTCATGACCTGGACCCTCTACCTCCAGCAGGGCCTGGGCATGAGCCCCCTCCACGCGGCCCTAGCCTTCGTACTGCTCTCTCTCGGAGAACTGGCCGGTGCAGCCATCGCGGCGAAGAGCGCCGGACGCTTCGCCCGCCGCCTGCCCCAGACCGGAACCCTCATCACGATCACCGCGACGGCCGGCTACGGTCTCCAGGCCGCCGCAGGCGAAGGGGAGCTGACACTGCTCGGGATGACCGCTCCGGTGGTACTGATCGGCTTCGGCCTCGGCATGGTCAGCGGCCCGCTCGCCGACCTGTCACTGGCCCGGGTCCCGCACGAAGACGCCGGGGCCGCCTCCGGCCTGTTCAACACCGCGATTCACCTGGGCATCGCCCTCGGCACCGCGCTGACCGCCCTGGTCTTCTTCGCCACCACCGGCGGGTCACCCAACGCCGGACTCAACCGCGAGGCGTTCATCACCGTGCTGTGGTGGGTCGCCAGCCTCCTCGCCCTGATGTGGGCACTGATGTTCTGCCTGCCCAAGCAGAGGAACAGCCCGGCCAACTGATCCACCCCACGGACCACCACCTGCCGGATCCCCGACAGCGTCGAGGAGCCGGCAGGTCCTCCGTGGCGGCCGCATTCATCGCCGGCACTCAAAGTTCGATGGCACACGATCAAGGTTCGATGACACAGGACAGTCCGGGCGGCGCGACGGCGGGGCGTGCGCTGCGCTTGACACCAAAATCGAACATCCATTCTTATGGGGAAACCGGCCGCCTGACGCGGCTGCGGCCCACGGAGCCCCGGGGTCGTGCGCGGAGTTATCCACAGGCCGGAGCCGGGTCCGGGCGCATTGTCAGTGGCAGGGGTTAGCGTCATGGACGTGAAGCGATCGACTCAAGCAAACCGGGTGGAACCCATGGCAGGCACCGACCGCGAGAAGGCGCTGGACGCCGCACTCGCACAGATTGAACGGCAATTCGGCAAGGGCGCGGTCATGCGCATGGGCGAGCGGTCGAAGGAGCCCATCGAGGTCATCCCGACCGGCTCGACCGCCCTCGACGTCGCCCTCGGCGTCGGCGGCCTGCCGCGCGGCCGGGTCGTGGAGATCTACGGACCGGAGTCCTCCGGTAAGACCACCCTGACCCTGCACGCGGTGGCGAACGCACAGAAGGCCGGCGGCCAGGTCGCGTTCGTGGACGCCGAGCACGCCCTCGACCCCGAGTACGCGAAGAAGCTCGGCGTCGACATCGACAACCTCATCCTGTCCCAGCCGGACAACGGCGAACAGGCGCTGGAGATCGTCGACATGCTGGTCCGCTCCGGCGCCCTGGACCTCATCGTGATCGACTCCGTCGCCGCCCTGGTGCCGCGGGCCGAGATCGAGGGCGAGATGGGCGACTCCCACGTCGGCCTCCAGGCCCGTCTGATGAGCCAGGCCCTGCGCAAGATCACCAGCGCGCTCAACCAGTCCAAGACCACCGCGATCTTCATCAACCAGCTCCGCGAGAAGATCGGCGTGATGTTCGGCTCGCCGGAGACCACGACCGGTGGCCGCGCGCTGAAGTTCTACGCCTCCGTCCGGATCGACATCCGCCGGATCGAGACCCTCAAGGACGGCACCGAGGCGGTCGGCAACCGCACCCGCTGCAAGGTCGTCAAGAACAAGGTCGCGCCCCCCTTCAAGCAGGCCGAGTTCGACATCCTCTACGGCCAGGGCATCAGCCGTGAGGGCGGCCTGATCGACATGGGCGTGGAGCACGGCTTCGTCCGCAAGGCCGGCGCCTGGTACACCTACGAGGGCGACCAGCTCGGCCAGGGCAAGGAGAACGCGCGCAACTTCCTCAAGGACAACCCCGACCTGGCCAACGAGATCGAGAAGAAGATCAAGGAGAAGCTGGGCGTCGGTGTGAAGCCGGTGGACGTCGCGGAGCCCGGCGCGGACGCCGCGGGCCCGGCGGAAGCGGCGGACGCGGCGGCCAAGGCCGCGCCGGCGGCCGCCACCAAGAGCGCCAAGGGCGCCAAGGCCGCGGCGGCCAAGAGCTGATCCGCCATGACACGGCGAACGGAATGGCCGGACGGCGCGGGCTTCCCCGGCGCTGCCGGCGACGCCGAGAACCGTAGCGGCCGCATGGGCGGCGCCGCCCCCGAGGACGGCGCCGCAGCCAGGGACGGCGGTGGTTCCCTCCCGTCGAGGGCCGGGTCGGAACCGCCGCGCACACCCGAGGAGCAGGCGCGGGCGATCTGTCTGCGCCTGCTCACCGGGAGACCGCGCACCCGCCGGCAGCTCGCGGACGCCCTGCGGGAGCGGGGCATCCCCGACGAGGCGGCGGACGAGGTGCTCGCCCGCTTCGAGGACGTCGGGCTGATCGACGACGCGGCGTTCGCCGACGCCTGGGTGGAGTCCCGGCACCACGGCCGGGGCCTGGCCCGCCGCGCCCTGGCCCGGGAGCTCCGCACCAAGGGGGTGGACTCCGCCCTGATCGACCAGGCCGTCGGCCGCCTCGATCCGGAACAGGAGGAGGCCACCGCCCGCGAGCTGGTCGACCGCAAACTGCGCACCACCCGCGGCCTGGACCGCGACAAGCGGCTCCGCCGGCTGGCCGGCATGCTGGCCCGCAAGGGCTACCCGGAGGGCCTCGCCCTCCGCGTCGTCCGCCGGGCACTGGAGGAGGAGGGCGAGGACCCGGAGATCCTGGACTCCCACCTGCCGGACGCCTGACGGCCCCGGCGGGCGGCAGCCCGGTCCGCCGCGGCCTGCCCACTCTCCCGGCTCCACCCCTGCGCCCTCCCTCAGGACCGACCCCGGCGCCCCACCGGACGGTCGCGAGCACCCGCCGGACCGATACCGGTCCACCGCCGCAGAGGTACCGGCCACCACCGGACCGGTGCTAGCGCTCCACCGGCAGCCCCGCCGCGCGCCACGCCTGGAAGCCGCCGATCAGGTCGGTCGCGTGGTGCAGGCCCAGCTGGTGCAGGGAGACCGCCGCCAGACTGGAGGCATAGCCCTCGTTGCAGATCACCACGACCGGCAGGGCGTGGTGGGTCGCCTCGGGGGCGCGGTGCTCACCCGTCGGATCGAGCCGCCACTCCAGCTCGTTGCGCTCGACGACCAGCGCCCCGGGGATGGTGCCGTCGCGCTCGCGCAGCAGCGCATA includes:
- a CDS encoding MFS transporter; this translates as MSSSALNHEPQHTTPSPDGPAPHHPKMALAARIALLVLLTAELMDLLDQSVVLTALPAIQESTGAGPSALQWLTTGYSLPIAVGLTTGGRLGDLYGRRRILLLGTVVFTAASLLCGLAAGPHMLIGARMLQGVGVALMIPQVLATLHVTFDGESRSKAFGLYGAVLSIANVLGPVMGGLLTEADLFGLSWRPIFLVNVPVGLAVLLLGRKFIPESSVQNADRLDLTGMALSALAIVLIVFPLSEGHLHHWPLWCFALLGAGLLMLGVFLRHQQRKQDDAPLVPLSLFRNRQFSGGTAAQLMHGLLCGLFFMTWTLYLQQGLGMSPLHAALAFVLLSLGELAGAAIAAKSAGRFARRLPQTGTLITITATAGYGLQAAAGEGELTLLGMTAPVVLIGFGLGMVSGPLADLSLARVPHEDAGAASGLFNTAIHLGIALGTALTALVFFATTGGSPNAGLNREAFITVLWWVASLLALMWALMFCLPKQRNSPAN
- a CDS encoding AI-2E family transporter translates to MSVTDEISSHDGPRPDAPRRDRPGDLRAERMPRWLPRAMVLALALVACFQLATWGFHQLIGLLLNVLIAFFLALAVEPAVDWMAARGMRRGLATGLVFLAILVGTVGFFALLGSMVAGQIATMVEEFPQYLDSVISWINSTFHTHLSRVQVQNNLLNSDWLQKYVQDSANNVLAISAQVLGGLFNLLTVALFSFYFAADGPRLRRALCSVLPPRRQAEVLRAWEIAVAKTGGYLYSRGLMALISGVAHYVLLEILGVPYAPALGIWVGLISQFVPTIGTYLAGALPILIAFTVDPWYALWVFGFVVVYQQFENYLLQPRITARTVDIHPAVAFGSVIAGTALMGAVGALIAIPATATLQAFLGAYVKRYEVTAEPRGRVRVRRRRGGPEEAGAPEAGPVADDDREKAGR
- a CDS encoding DUF3046 domain-containing protein, translating into MRLTVFWERMADHFGAGYADSFARDHVMSELGGRTVHEALAAGWDAKEVWRVVCTVMDVPQDRR
- a CDS encoding DUF6542 domain-containing protein; this encodes MTGQRTDALNGHDDLARDPVPARRRVPGPRRHDDRYPGPDGVEPAAGHGRRAVRAALVALVLAAAGAAAGTALDGRPGWICAVAAALGAALAGKACTRAGAWWLISAPPLVVAALTVVCEQLAGTTNVQGKGLTTTAVRWAVDGFPAMAAAEAALVVVLAIRGMRAGRRGGRERSRRNSGA
- a CDS encoding LCP family protein — encoded protein: MHDEHGPEGRSAHGAGGRAAGGTGGRATRRRAGNGRAGRRRSPLVVVGRTALALSSALVLLASGVSWAAYNWVSSGLNTSDALNAIGGKDAPKHLDNSVNLLLIGLDSRKDMNGNDLPREFVKDQLHAGSSDIGYYNTNTLILMHIPADGGKVTAFSVPRDDYVQTFNGDGSSQGHFKIKEAYANAYTVAHDKLSAQGVKGADLESRSREAGREATLATVQNFLQVPIDHFAEVNLLGFYDIAKVLQPIEVCLKHPVKDRYSGADFPAGHQQLDPKQALAFVRQRHGLDGGDLDRTHRQQAFISSVTHKLKSQGVFTDLGKLQGLFDVVKKDLVIDSKFDVLDFAQQATNLTGGNVVFHTLPIAGFATRNRESVNLVDVPKIRSIVQSLIGGSPGQTGGPSPSPSTKAAPATVDVLNGAGRAKPGAAGDTLKALAALGYTAGRADNAAARQQTAVRYGAGAQEAARQIADRMSTGAPVSSASVPAGHVQVILGGDFTGPPSTGTTAPPAAPETSADTSKKDASPAPVPSDAFAGDSVKEGGIPCVN
- a CDS encoding metalloregulator ArsR/SmtB family transcription factor, which encodes MVESIKGAGQGTGAVADPSPEVLGEAAALFGLLASPPRLHIVWALAQGESDVSGLAERVGGALPAISQHLSKLKLAGLVRSRREGRRVVYVVDDPDTVAMMRTLVDQLTAREAYTAPAGLRRLGG
- a CDS encoding rhodanese-like domain-containing protein, yielding MSAIDDLLARARRGLSRVGPAEAAALQKAGGLLVDIRYALLRERDGTIPGALVVERNELEWRLDPTGEHRAPEATHHALPVVVICNEGYASSLAAVSLHQLGLHHATDLIGGFQAWRAAGLPVER
- the recX gene encoding recombination regulator RecX, which produces MTRRTEWPDGAGFPGAAGDAENRSGRMGGAAPEDGAAARDGGGSLPSRAGSEPPRTPEEQARAICLRLLTGRPRTRRQLADALRERGIPDEAADEVLARFEDVGLIDDAAFADAWVESRHHGRGLARRALARELRTKGVDSALIDQAVGRLDPEQEEATARELVDRKLRTTRGLDRDKRLRRLAGMLARKGYPEGLALRVVRRALEEEGEDPEILDSHLPDA
- the recA gene encoding recombinase RecA: MAGTDREKALDAALAQIERQFGKGAVMRMGERSKEPIEVIPTGSTALDVALGVGGLPRGRVVEIYGPESSGKTTLTLHAVANAQKAGGQVAFVDAEHALDPEYAKKLGVDIDNLILSQPDNGEQALEIVDMLVRSGALDLIVIDSVAALVPRAEIEGEMGDSHVGLQARLMSQALRKITSALNQSKTTAIFINQLREKIGVMFGSPETTTGGRALKFYASVRIDIRRIETLKDGTEAVGNRTRCKVVKNKVAPPFKQAEFDILYGQGISREGGLIDMGVEHGFVRKAGAWYTYEGDQLGQGKENARNFLKDNPDLANEIEKKIKEKLGVGVKPVDVAEPGADAAGPAEAADAAAKAAPAAATKSAKGAKAAAAKS